A segment of the Cervus elaphus chromosome 24, mCerEla1.1, whole genome shotgun sequence genome:
gggagagagggaacaaaagagtgaaagagaatcagacggagagaaggaagagagggatagtggaggagagggacagaggaaggaagaaagggggaaTGAAAGGGGgaaacaggaaggaaagaagattgagggaaggagaattagagaaagattgaaagagaggaaggaaggaggagaagcagcagaagaggaggaggaggggagaaattaaggaagagagcaagagagggaggctagaaagaggaagacagagacacggagggaaggaaagaacaaGGGGGAAATAAAACTAGAGAAGGAATGAGAATGAGAGATAGAAAGCATTAGTAAGagcaaaagaaaatcagagaaaggaagaaagagataaagagcgaaaaagagagaggaatggaggaggaaagagaaacagtaatggagagagtgagggaaggaagaggaacaATGGAAGGCAGAGAGAATGAGAGGGAGAGACGGAaacagaggggaagggaggaaaaataCGTAAAAAAGAGacggaggaaggaagagaaggacagGAAGAGTAAgggagagacacacagagactgaaagaaaaaggaaggaaggaatcaagggagagagagagaaaatgaggagggaaacagaaatagacacacagaaacagatggaaaggaagggagggagaaggaagacacagagaaacagaaagggagggagggaggaagttagaaaggaagacagacagactgcctgaaattgaaaaagagtgagagaaggggcagggagggaggaaagagtgagacagaggagaggaaggggagagagaatcaaaggaaggagggagagaggagaaaaactgaaaaggagcgagaaaatgagagagacaaaggaagaaacagtgacagaaagagaggagggaggacgGAAGGAGAGGGGGGAAGACAGCAAATAGGAAAGAGAGGCTCAaaggcaggcaggaagacagcaagcgagagagggggagagaggacagaaggggtgagagaaaaaggaagaaagataaacAGGAAGGAATcaaggaaggcaggcagagaaagaagaaagtaaaagggagaggaagcaagaaagaaatagaggaagaaaggaagctaGAGAGGGAGacggagggaggaggaaagagcaaaagagagagaaaggcaagaggggaaggaaggaagatagaGACAAAAAGTTAGGAAGGAACCAAGGGAGAAAGAcggaagagaaaaaaggagaggaggaaagcagagaagagacacagaaacaGGTGGAGAGAAAGGCAGGGTGAAAGAGAAAtatacagagacagagagaggaagggagggaaggggggaggaaagagagaggagagaaagagggaggatcGAAGGAAAGTAGAAAGGACGAAAGAGATGAAAtacaggggaaggaaggaagacagataATGAGAGAGAGCAAAAGACAGGAGGACAGAAAgggtgagagaaaaagagaggcaggaagatagaggaagaagaaagattgagagggagaaaaagagaaacaggaagaaatagaggaaggaaagaagctagaaaaagatacaaagagaggaaggaagagtgaAACGGGAAGAGAGTGTGggaaagcaacaaaagcaaagaagagtggggggggagaaaaggagggagaagggaaggaagaaaggggaaggaagatAGAGGCAAAAGAAGGAGAGGaagcaagggaaagagaaaaaagggagagaaaaagacaaaggacaaTGGATaggcagaaagggaaagagagaggaaggaagtgtaggaaagaaacagaaggaaaccaAAAGCAttagagaaagagggaaagaaatagagaaagaaaatcagagatagaaGAAGAATGGAAGGACAgtagaagaggagaaagggaggaagagaggaggaaggcTGGAGAAAGAGAcggaaggaaagagaggagggaaCAGAATCAGAgatagagggagagaggaggggagggagaaagatgTAGAGAAGGAAAGAATCAGAAAGAGACAGATGAAGGCAGAGAGTTAAGGTCAGACAGAGGgtagagggaaagagaagggagggaatctaagggaaagaaacagaaggaaagcaGGAGAAAGAAGGGACAGAAAAAAGAGCggggaaggaaggcagagagaaagggagtcagaaagagaggaagggggaagggaaagaATCAAGAAAGGAGAACGAGAGAGTGGGAAAATACAAAgcgaaagaggaagaaaggaagatagaggaggaagagaaagagtcaAAGAGGCGAAGGAAgatagagaaggaaggaggaggaaaagagaacaacagagcGATGAGAGACGGAgcaagaggaaaggggagagagacTGGCGAGGAAGCGGATCTGGGCTGGCTGGTCCCCACttacctttttcttccttcttcttccttcgtttcttcctcccttccctccccccccgccgccccacccccacctttccttccattttggttgcatttttactttattttggtgTGTATTTGATTTACTCTGATGTTTTTTTAGGTGTACAGAAacatgatttagttatacatacacacatagatctgtgtgtgtacagtatatatggatatatagatctgtatgtacatatatatatatagtgtatatatactgtacacacacacacatgtacagatTCTGACCCAGGGCTGAGTAGAATCCCCTGTGCGCCACGTTAGGCCTTGGTGACTATGTTACTTACACTACTGTGTATATGGCAGTTTTATgggcaggtggcgctagtggtaaagaaccgtctgcccgtgcaggagatagaggagacatgggtttgatccctggatcgggaagatcgcCGGGagagggacatggcaacccactccagtattctcacctggagaatcccatggacagaggagcctgtgagctacagtccatggggtcacaaagagtcggactcgcctgaagcgactgagcacacacagatgtCAGTCCTAACCTCCTGATTTATCCCAGACGCACCATTCAACAGCAGGGGCGAACCTCCCCTCTCCGCGGGCCCAGGCTTCTCGGAGGGTGCCTGAAGACAGGCCGTCTCCACCCCACCCCGTCCTGGGCCCTGCTCTGACCTCGGCAGCCCCATCTTCCGCCGCACACCCCCCCCCAACCACGCAGGGTCAGCCTGGTGACCAGCAACTGTCTGGGTCTCCAGCTGCAGCTGCCGTCCTCACACACGAGCGTCCAGCTCTGCTGATGACCCGCACACCTTCCTGTGTTCACCTTTCTCAAGGGCTCCCGAAACCAGGGCCACTTGGCGCTCTGTACATCCCAGGGTCAAGAGGAGCCTGTGTGTCCATCCACTCTGGGCCAAATGGCACGGCCCAGGGGAGCTCAGGAGACTGTGTGTTAGAGGCCTGGGgtgcccacccacacccaccagGAAGAATGGAAGTTATAGAGTTACAGAGCGTAAGAGAAAAAAGAGGGCTCGACCCCCAGTGCTGGTGGGTGAGCTGGCTGACCCACCGAAGAGCCAAAACTAGTCACCTGTGTACTTACTGTCTGCATTGCTGGCCCCAGAGAGGTGCTTTTCACCTCTTTTGCGGACGGAGAAAGTGAGGCTTTGAAGACTAAGTCCTCTGACCTGGTTAACCGGCGTTAAGCTCTGCAGCAGGGATGTGGATCTTGGGTCCGTCAGGCTCTGTAATCTAAGGCCCTGGCCTTTAGGGGCATCATCTGGGCCGGTGATCCAGCTCCCCCAGAATCTGCCTGGATGTGCCCCTACTCCAGGCCAAGGTGGGGTCTGGGCAGCCCCTCTGCACCAGCTCACGTCTCCTCCTAAAAGCACACTCGAGCCTCaggaggccctgcccaccaggccTGCCAGGTTATCCGAGGTGGGACCTGGTGCATGACCACCGCAGGCCGCCTTCCTGGCTCAGGGTCTCAGGCACCAGTCAGCCTTGAGGAGAGCAGCATCCTGTCCGGCGGGGTCGTGAGGCTGGCGAGGTAACCCCCGCCATCACGCCTCCACCAGGGCAGACCAAGCGCCCCCGTCCCGCCCTCCCCAGGTGCCCGGAGCAGTACCCAGGCTGACTCAGGCTCCAGTGAGGACGAGGCAGCCAGCGAGGCCCGCAGCACTACCAGCGAGTGTCCCAGCCAGCTGAGCGCCGCCGCCGAGGAGAGCCTGGGTGAGGGGATGGGGTGCAGCGGGGACCCCGCAGGGCTCCGGGGGTGGGCCGGAAGGGGCATGACGAGCTGGCCTTGCAGGGGGGGAAGCCGTGGAAGAGCAGGGTCAGCAGGAGGACCTTGAGGAGAAGGTGAAGGAGTATGTGGACTGCCTCACAGACAAGAGGTACCCCGACCTCCAGCCAGCCCTGTCCCGCGTCCCCGCTCAGCCCGCGCCGGCTGCCAGGGCAGGCTGGCCCACGAAACCCCTTCTCCGTCCCCCAGTGCCAAGACCCGGCAGGGCGCTCTCGAGAGCCTGCGCCTGGCCCTCGCAGCCCGTCTGCTCCCCGACTTCTTGCTGGAGCGCCGCCTCACCCTGGCCGACGCCTTGGAAAAGTGCCTCAAGAAAGGTGGGGCCCGAGGGTGCAGGGGGGCGGCCCTGAACCGGCTGGGTGCTGGCCCTCCCTGCCTAGACTGACCGCCGGCCTTCCCGCAGGCAAGGGCGAGGAGCAGGCCCTGGCCGCGGCCGTGCTGGGCCTGCTGTGCGTGCAGCTGGGCCCCGGCCCCAAGGGCGAGGAGTTCTTCCACAGCCTGCAGCCGCTGCTCGTCTCTGTGCTCAGCGACAGCGCGGCCAGCCCTGCCGCCCGGCTGCACGTGAGTGTCCTCGTCCGGGCCACCCCGCCTGCAcctcatccctcccccaccccgcctccaggCTCCCCCTGCTCTGAGGGGGAGCCCCGGCCGGCGGCGGAGAGCCCGGGCCTGCCTCTGACCGCCAGCCGCTTTACCCTCCTCCCAGCAGTGCGCGTCCGCTCTCGGCTTGGGCTGCTACGTGGCCGCCGCCGACATCGAGGTGAGTGGCCTAGAGGCCCCGGCGGGAGAGCCCCCAGGCCCCGGCTCTGCCCCTgagcccctcccctgcctcctgtgCGCCCCCCAGgacctggtctcctgcctcacctgctTGGAAGGTGTTTTCAGCCGGGCCTGCAGCGGACGGGGCCCCGGCCCCGTGGTCCCCGCCAGCCTGCAGGGCCTGCTCTGCGCAGCCCTGCAGGCCTGGGCGCTGCTCCTCACCATCTGCCCCAGCACGCACATCGGCCCCATCCTGGACAGGTAGGGGCGCTGCGCCCCCGCCCCCGGAGCGGGAGGGCCGGGCTCAAGAGGCCCCCCGACCCGCACACAATGGCTcagcctgccccttccccaggcaGCTGCCCCGGCTGCCCCAGCTCTTGTCCAGCGAGAGTGTGAACCTGCGGATGGCTGCCGGCGAGACCATCGCCTTGCTCTTTGAGCTCGCCCGAGACCTTGAGGTGTGAGCGCCGGGGGCGCACTTGGGAGGGTGCCTGCCAACGCCTCCTGCCCGTCTGGGGCGGGGTGCAGGGGACGCGCCAGAGAGCAAGGCAGCCTGAGGTCACTACAGAGGGGACGTGGCCCCCACCGACTCAGATGCCCGGTGCTCTGAGAGGCCCCCTGGCCGGGGTGTCTGGCACAGGCAGGGGCCAAGGAGGAGGGATCGGGGGTCAGGCAGAGGAGAACATCGCTCCCTCCGAGAAAGGCAAGGTTGGGGCGACCCCACCAGGCTCAGAGCCAGCGGCGCTCAGGCCCGGCCCTCGTGTCCTCCCCGGCCCCGCTGCAGGAGGACTTTGTCTACGAGGACATTGAGGCCCTCTGCAGGGAGCTGCGCACTCTGGCCACCGACAGCAACAAGTACCGGGCCAAGGCCGACCGCCGGCGCCAGCGCTCCACCTTCCGGGCGGTGCTGCACTTCGTGGAGGTGCGTGTGCGGAAGGGTGCGGCCCCGCGCGggtccaccccacccccgggcGCCGTCGGGCACAGCCTCCGAGCCCAGTCCCGGCCCCTTTCACCTGCAGGGCGGCGAGTGTGAGGAGGAGACCATCCGCTTCGGCCTCGAGGCGCTCTACGTGGACAGCTGGGCCCGGCGCCGGGTCTACGCCGCCTTCAAGGACGCGCTGGGCTCCGGGATGCACCACCACCTCCAGGTgggcgggcggggagggggcgcccTGGGGCGGTGCCACGCGGACCCGAGCTCACGGCCTTCTCGACCCCCAGAACAACGAGCTCCTCCGGGACATCTTCAGCCTGGGCCCGGTGCTGGTGCTGGACGCCGCTGCCCTGAAGGCCTGCAAGATCTCCCGTTTCGAGAAGGTTcggcccctttctctctcctccactgcTTTGGCCTGGCGCGCTGGCGGGGGctggaggagggctggggccACCGCCTCCCCCGCTCACGCCCCTCACTCTGCGCCCCCAGCACCTGTACAACGCGGCGGCCTTCAGAGCCAGGACCAAGGCGCGCAGCCGCGTGCGGGACAAGCGGGCGGACGTCCTGTGACAGACTGTCCGCGTCCTCGCctgttttttttaacagaagacCGTGCAACACCCTGTCCCTGCCAGGACTTAtcgcttttatttttttaatgacaaaaccAAAGAGATACGGGGCTGGGCTGGCTGGAGGTCACTTGGGACCCCCGCACGCAGCCCTGTGGCCTCTCCCCCGTCTCAGGGCTGCGGGGCGGGCAGAAGGCGGCGCCTTCCTCAGGCCTTGTGCCCCTGCGATGAGTCACttcgtgtgtgggggggaggggggtgtctgGACAAATGCCGCTACGCCACAGTGGGGAGGTGATGCTACCTGGAGTGGAGTTTTGTGCTGGTTTTTAAAGATGATTAGAGATAATTAAACAGAACGCGCAGCCTTCTGTGGCCCCGGCTGtttcctctgccctccctcccacccaggtcTGCACGCCGCTGGGCCTCCCCGTCCCCTTCTGCTTACCTGTGCCCTTCGAAAGTCTCCCCGCCAtggcctgcctgcctcctccccggAGCCCAGCCTGCCTTTTGAGCGTGGAGACTGGACCCCACATTGGGAGTCTTGGCTGAGTTTGGGTGACCAGCTATATTTAGGCTTCTGGACCCACCATCTGGAGGAGGCCAGTGGGTGCTGCCAGGCCCCAAGAGGAGCCAGGAGGCTGGTGTGGCTTCCTCTGACCTTGGGCCACACCAGGCGGAGCCTCGGCCTCAGAAGGCCTGGCCTGGCCGGAGAAGGCACGAGAGGCGGGCAGCTGTGGGGTCAGATCAAATCTCACGCCAAAACCACACCCAGGAAGTCGTGAGGAGCAGCAGTGGGAGAGGAGAAAGCTGCCAACGGCCACTTTATTCCCCGGCACACACCCCCAGGCCCCGGGTCCGAGCGGCATCTCAGCCGGGTGCTCGGGCCTCACTGGAGTTGAGCCTCCGCAGCTGGCTGAGGCTGGCGAGCCGGAGTTTGAGCAGCACCTCCTCCCGGGTTCGCAGCGTGTGCGCCAGCACGCGGAGGGACTCGCTCTGCAGCACTGCCGGAGGAATGGGGATCAGCCACCCCGCAACCCCTGCCCTCCCAGCTCCGCACTGCCTCGGTCTCCCCCTTCGGCTGGCTCCCGACGCCCTCCCTACCACTCAGGTAGACGGCCAGCACGGCCAGCGCCAGGCAGGTGAGGACCAGCAGCGCGAGCAGCAGCAGGAAGGCCCCGCGGCTGTGCACCGGGCCGCAGCCGGCCTGGGCGCACAGTGAGGGCGGCAGCACGCCCAGCAGCTCGCCCCACGGCTGCCCCTCCTCGGCCAGGTAGGGGCACAGCGGACCTGCAGGGCAAAGGGGGCATCAGGAGGGTAGgcaggcgagcctgcattcctcCCCGCTCCCTGCGCTCAGACCAGCGGCCCCACTCCCCTGCCCTCTCTCACCGCCGTTGTGAAGGTCGCTGATGGACTCCACCTGGTGGAGGCGCACCTCCTCCACGTGGTTGGGAGCCAGCGGCGCCCTGCTCCTCATCAGGGCCGCGGTGTCTGCGGGGGCAGCGTGGGGCTGGTTGAGCCAGCGGGTCAGGCCCCCCTCGCCCTTCCAGAGGGTGTCCGGCAGCAGCAGGGGTAGAAGGGGCCGTCGGACTCCTAATCCCCTAAAACCAACTCAGAAATGACCTGTGATTTGCAGCCAAGACAACCCGAGAACCACGTGGGCCTGTCTCACCCACAGGAGCAGGAAGGGCACATGACTTAGCTTTGTTTCCCCCAGGCAGGCAGGGACTCTCGGCAGTCCTCTCTGCCTGCTCGTGGCCAGATCATTGGAGGACTAAACCCACGGCCCCCGACACTCACTGCTGCAGCCGCTGCGGTCAGTTTGCCCCACACACCCTGTGCCTGCCACCTTGTTCCTGTCCCCAACAGCAGCAGCCAGCTTGGTGCCCTTCCCTCCTGGCCTCTGCTCTGCCAGATTCTGAGAACTCTCTTCTACTCAGGATCACAAGGAGGCCGCCTTTGTTACCTAACTGCTGCACGTGCCTGCGAGgtctcccctccaggctgcctgaGCATTTAGCTTGTTTCCAGTTCCCTCCTGAATTCAGTAACTCCTAGGAAAGGATGTGTACAAAGGTTCCCCCCAATTTCCCAGTAGTTACTAAGGATGGATTCCTAGAAATAGAATTAGCTATCATCAGGTTTTCCCCGGGGATAGTTGTCCAGAGCCCCTAAAAGAGTACAACATCGCCACCATTAGGCATctccactgaaaaaaaattttatatatgtaagcGTTCACATACATATTTGCTAAGTTAGGAGATGGTGGTTCTTCCCAGCTCATCCTCTTTAAATTTTGGCCCCTTGAGatctccaggacttccctggtggtgcaggggatacgagtccacctgccagtgagggagacacgggttcaatccctgggccaggaggatttcacgtgctgcagagcaactaagcctgtgtgccacaactccgAGCCCACGtcctgcaagtactgaagcctgtgcccctCGTCGGGGAAGttgccgcagtgagaagcctgcgcgccaaagagtagcccccgctctccgcaactagagaagccagcacagtgcaaccaaaaaaaaataataaataaatataaaaaacctccAGAAGCCTAGCTGGAAGCTAGAAAACAAATTTGGGGGCATTGGGAGGTCATCTCCAGATAGAGCCAAGGGTGATGGGACTCTCTGGGTCTCTGGCTTTTAGAATACTACCTCGACTTTCATATTTGCTTCAGACTGGCTTTTGAGATGCTCAAAATACGTAAAACCAAAACTGACGCTGTCTGGGTGGTGGCGGGTTGGGGTCATATTAAATGCCTTCTGTGCACTTGGCTGTGCTTTTTCCACACTAAAAACTGAACTTAGATTCTGTTTGTGACCACAAAACACACATAGAAAATGTCATCCTTAAGACGTCAAAAGGAAGCACACCCAGGGCCAGGCCCCTCCCATTCAGTAATAAACGTTGACACtgtgggtggggcggggggagttgACCAGCTGGTCCCACACGCTGGCCAGCATCGAATGGGAAGCTGCCCGGGTCCCTATGCTCCCCCTCTGAGCCTCTGTACCTCCTGCCCGAAGTGCGGCAATTAGGAGACTGGCCATCAAAGTCTAACTAGAAGTCAGTCTGGCCGGGCCAAGGGACCCCAACCTTTAGCCAGATGGGGTCACACAGGCCCACGTGGAGGCCAGAAGCCGATCACTCCCAGCCCCTGAGCCATGTGCCCAAATGCTCCCCAAGACCACCTCCCGCGCCCGATCCTATGCCCTCCCTGAAGGCAGACCTTCCCTGAACAGCctgccccacccacacccactTGGGCCTATAGGTGACCCTGCCCCAGCTGGGGagctgcccccaattcctcccgcTGTCCTTCGCATGGGGGACAGGTATGAGATGAGGAGGCATTCCTGGCAGGAGAGGCCCTTCCTCCACGTGTAGGGGACATGGGGCCTGATGACGCATCAAGGAAGTGAGGTCAGTGGGACAGGAGCCAGGTTTCTccacggtccacagggtcacagcaCTGGGGCCTTACCCACTCCCCGCCCAGCGATCATCTCTTACCTTCCTGGGTCTCCTCTGACATGGTGGGCGGTGGGCAGGCGGGGGGCCGATGAGGGTGCCCAGCAGCAGGACCGGATAGAGGCAGCGGTGGCTTCGCTGAGAGGCCGGCAAAGGCCTGGCCGCCTCCCAACCTCAGCTGAAAATAGACGTGAGCTCAGCACTATGGGCTATATTTAGAGGGGGCATCTCCCAGCCATGGGAAGGAGCGGAGTGACCTACATGGACCAGGCTAGGCTGTCCACCTGGTGACCCAGGCCAGAGCACACCTCCAGCGGTGCACGCCCCCTGGGGGCCCCGCCGTTCACGTCTGCAGGGCCCTGGCGTCATCCAGACAGACCTCCAGCGATGCCCCCCCATGGCAGCCGAAACACGCAAGGGAGCCCCGTGCATCTCCACCCTCTGCCTCTGAAGACCTCTTCTCCTGGCAGATGTGGGACAAGCACCCACCGCTGTGTGATCTGCTGGCATCACAGATTAGGGGTGATGGACTACTGGAGCCCAGTGCCCTGAGGACTCCGAGAGGCCCCCTAAGGGGACAGAGACACCCCCCAAATACACACAGGTACCCCTGCTGGTCAGTCGAAGGTCATTACTTCATTTACAGTTACTAAGTTTACAGCTTCGGGTTTAGGAGTGTCCCCTTtcagacctcagttttctcatctgtaaaacaggaggGATGATGGTTTCCACCTGGCACAGGGGACACGTGAATGGAAAATACCACGTCCGAAGCGCTCAGCCCAATGCAAAGTTTTGATCTTCCTCTCTCCACAAGGGCCGACAGATCACACAAGGTCATGAGAGGATGCCCATCACCTCTGGCCCTTAAGGAGAGCAAGTGCTCCAGCTTAGAACCCGCCCTTGTGGACCCCTGTGCCCCTCCTTCCCAAGTGAGACAAAGCCAGACAGCAGGCTGTACTTTCTAAACATCCCAACTCCCGTCACTCCGCTCCGTCACACTGACCTCCTTGATATCCTCAGACCTGAGCTCGTTCCCACGTCAGGACCTCGGCGGGCTGCTCCCCGCTTGGAGCGCTGTTCCCTAGATGTCCCCATGGGCTGGCTCCTCGTCATGTCACTCAggtatcacacacacaccccgcacagtaccacacacacacaccccgcccagtGAGGCCTTCTGCTCCTCGTCATGTCACTcaagtatcacacacacacacacacacacacacaccccgcccagtGAGGCCTTCTGCTCCTCGTCATGTCACTcaagtatcacacacacacacacacacacaccccgcccagtGAGGCCTTCTGCTCCTCGTCATGTCACTCAAgtatcactcacacacacacacacacacacacacacacacacacacacccccacaccctgcCCAGTGAGGCCTTCTGCTCCTCGTCATGTCACTcaagtatcacacacacacacacacacacacacaccccgcccagtGAGGCCTTCTGCTCCTCGTCATGTCACTcaagtatcacacacacacacacacacacacacaccccgccacACCCCGCCcagtaccacacacacacacacacacacacaccccgcccagtGAGGCCTTCTGCTCCTCGTCATGTCACTcaagtatcacacacacacacacaccccgccacACCCCGCCcagtaccacacacacacacacacacacacaccccgcccagtGAGGCCTTCTGCTCCTCGTCATGTCACTcaagtatcacacacacacacacacacaccccgcccagtGAGGCCTTCTGCTCCTCGTCATGTCACTcaagtatcacacacacacacacacacacacacacaccccgcccagtGAGGCCTTCTGCTCCTCGTCATGTCACTcaagtatcacacacacacacacacacacaccccgcccagtGAGGCCTTCTGCTCCTCGTCATGTCACTcaagtatcacacacacacacacacacacacacacaccccgccacACCCCGCCcagtaccacacacacacacaccccgcccagtGAGGCCTTCTGCTCCTCGTCATGTCACTcaagtatcacacacacacacacacacacaccccccgccCAGTGAGGCCTTCTGCTCCTCGTCATGTCACTCAAGTATCACACACACAGGCTCCTCGTCATGTCACTcaagtatcacacacacacacacacacacacacacacacacacacacaccccgcccagtGAGGCCTTCTGCTCCTCGTCATGTCACTcaagtatcacacacacacacacacacacacacacaccccgcccagtGAGGCCTTCTGCTCCTCGTCATGTCACTCAAGTATCACACACACAGGCTCCTCGTCATGTCACTCAagtatctcacacacacacacacacacacacacaccccgcccagtGAGGCCTTCTGCTCCTCGTCATGTCACTcaagtatcacacacacacacacacacacacacaccccgcccagtGAGGCCTTCTGCTCCTTGTCATGTCACTCAAgtatcacacactcacacacacacacacacacacacaccccgcccagtGAGGCCTTCTGCTCCTCGTCATGTCACTCAAgtatcacacactcacacacacacacacacacacacacacacacacacacacacacaccccgcccagtGAGGCCTTCTGCTCCTCGTCATGTCACTcaagtatcacacacacacacacacaccccgcccagtGAGGCCTTCTG
Coding sequences within it:
- the IFRD2 gene encoding interferon-related developmental regulator 2 isoform X1, yielding MPRARKGSAPRRGGQRRGGGARSSTQADSGSSEDEAASEARSTTSECPSQLSAAAEESLGGEAVEEQGQQEDLEEKVKEYVDCLTDKSAKTRQGALESLRLALAARLLPDFLLERRLTLADALEKCLKKGKGEEQALAAAVLGLLCVQLGPGPKGEEFFHSLQPLLVSVLSDSAASPAARLHQCASALGLGCYVAAADIEDLVSCLTCLEGVFSRACSGRGPGPVVPASLQGLLCAALQAWALLLTICPSTHIGPILDRQLPRLPQLLSSESVNLRMAAGETIALLFELARDLEEDFVYEDIEALCRELRTLATDSNKYRAKADRRRQRSTFRAVLHFVEGGECEEETIRFGLEALYVDSWARRRVYAAFKDALGSGMHHHLQNNELLRDIFSLGPVLVLDAAALKACKISRFEKHLYNAAAFRARTKARSRVRDKRADVL
- the IFRD2 gene encoding interferon-related developmental regulator 2 isoform X2, with translation MPRARKGSAPRRGGQRRGGGARSSTQADSGSSEDEAASEARSTTSECPSQLSAAAEESLGGEAVEEQGQQEDLEEKVKEYVDCLTDKSAKTRQGALESLRLALAARLLPDFLLERRLTLADALEKCLKKGKGEEQALAAAVLGLLCVQLGPGPKGEEFFHSLQPLLVSVLSDSAASPAARLHCASALGLGCYVAAADIEDLVSCLTCLEGVFSRACSGRGPGPVVPASLQGLLCAALQAWALLLTICPSTHIGPILDRQLPRLPQLLSSESVNLRMAAGETIALLFELARDLEEDFVYEDIEALCRELRTLATDSNKYRAKADRRRQRSTFRAVLHFVEGGECEEETIRFGLEALYVDSWARRRVYAAFKDALGSGMHHHLQNNELLRDIFSLGPVLVLDAAALKACKISRFEKHLYNAAAFRARTKARSRVRDKRADVL
- the LSMEM2 gene encoding leucine-rich single-pass membrane protein 2 isoform X3; translation: MSEETQEDTAALMRSRAPLAPNHVEEVRLHQVESISDLHNGGPLCPYLAEEGQPWGELLGVLPPSLCAQAGCGPVHSRGAFLLLLALLVLTCLALAVLAVYLSVLQSESLRVLAHTLRTREEVLLKLRLASLSQLRRLNSSEARAPG
- the LSMEM2 gene encoding leucine-rich single-pass membrane protein 2 isoform X1, whose protein sequence is MSEETQEDTAALMRSRAPLAPNHVEEVRLHQVESISDLHNGGPLCPYLAEEGQPWGELLGVLPPSLCAQAGCGPVHSRGAFLLLLALLVLTCLALAVLAVYLSGREGVGSQPKGETEAVRSWEGRGCGVADPHSSGSAAERVPPRAGAHAANPGGGAAQTPARQPQPAAEAQLQ
- the LSMEM2 gene encoding leucine-rich single-pass membrane protein 2 isoform X2, which translates into the protein MRSRAPLAPNHVEEVRLHQVESISDLHNGGPLCPYLAEEGQPWGELLGVLPPSLCAQAGCGPVHSRGAFLLLLALLVLTCLALAVLAVYLSGREGVGSQPKGETEAVRSWEGRGCGVADPHSSGSAAERVPPRAGAHAANPGGGAAQTPARQPQPAAEAQLQ